A genomic window from Ascaphus truei isolate aAscTru1 chromosome 1, aAscTru1.hap1, whole genome shotgun sequence includes:
- the LOC142467771 gene encoding putative N-acetyltransferase camello isoform X1: MHPRTQPGSLPVSASYMNMADYCIRLYKDSDYDTVRDLFAKGSMECTPVAFYHTFSLPRFWLFMLVVFLIPLLTIGSITLSILTVTLTLVRIWFCTRDIMLSYIQHSLSNDMLDIHKYYLQRDGYCYWVAESAGEVVGMVAAEPSSNTAGEKHVVLRRLSVAKSHRGKGIGKVLCRTVIDFARERGCSAVILETTSAQIDAQRLYEKMGFRCFRTFYASELTAKLIEFIIMLYQYDIPTGSENLYPKPLPVCRTEALLL, encoded by the coding sequence ACATGAACATGGCTGATTATTGTATCCGGCTGTACAAGGACTCAGACTACGATACAGTGAGGGACCTCTTTGCAAAGGGTAGCATGGAGTGCACCCCTGTGGCCTTCTATCACACCTTCAGCCTCCCACGCTTTTGGCTTTTCATGCTTGTTGTGTTCCTAATTCCTCTCTTGACCATTGGATCCATCACTCTCTCCATCCTGACAGTGACTCTTACTTTAGTCCGTATCTGGTTTTGCACCAGAGATATCATGCTCTCCTACATCCAGCACTCCTTGTCTAATGACATGCTGGACATCCACAAATACTACCTACAGAGGGATGGTTACTGCTACTGGGTGGCTGAGTCTGCTGGGGAAGTGGTGGGGATGGTGGCAGCCGAACCCTCATCTAACACGGCAGGAGAGAAACATGTTGTGCTCAGGAGACTGTCAGTGGCCAAGAGTCATAGGGGCAAAGGGATTGGTAAAGTTTTGTGCAGGACAGTCATTGACTTTGCTCGGGAGAGGGGGTGCTCAGCGGTGATCTTGGAAACTACGTCGGCTCAGATTGATGCTCAGCGGTTGTATGAGAAGATGGGTTTTAGGTGTTTTCGTACCTTTTATGCAAGTGAGCTCACAGCAAAACTCATTGAATTTATTATCATGTTGTATCAATACGACATCCCAACAGGCAGTGAGAATTTATATCCCAAACCTCTCCCTGTGTGCAGAACGGAGGCCCTACTTTTGTAG
- the LOC142467771 gene encoding putative N-acetyltransferase camello isoform X2, with translation MNMADYCIRLYKDSDYDTVRDLFAKGSMECTPVAFYHTFSLPRFWLFMLVVFLIPLLTIGSITLSILTVTLTLVRIWFCTRDIMLSYIQHSLSNDMLDIHKYYLQRDGYCYWVAESAGEVVGMVAAEPSSNTAGEKHVVLRRLSVAKSHRGKGIGKVLCRTVIDFARERGCSAVILETTSAQIDAQRLYEKMGFRCFRTFYASELTAKLIEFIIMLYQYDIPTGSENLYPKPLPVCRTEALLL, from the coding sequence ATGAACATGGCTGATTATTGTATCCGGCTGTACAAGGACTCAGACTACGATACAGTGAGGGACCTCTTTGCAAAGGGTAGCATGGAGTGCACCCCTGTGGCCTTCTATCACACCTTCAGCCTCCCACGCTTTTGGCTTTTCATGCTTGTTGTGTTCCTAATTCCTCTCTTGACCATTGGATCCATCACTCTCTCCATCCTGACAGTGACTCTTACTTTAGTCCGTATCTGGTTTTGCACCAGAGATATCATGCTCTCCTACATCCAGCACTCCTTGTCTAATGACATGCTGGACATCCACAAATACTACCTACAGAGGGATGGTTACTGCTACTGGGTGGCTGAGTCTGCTGGGGAAGTGGTGGGGATGGTGGCAGCCGAACCCTCATCTAACACGGCAGGAGAGAAACATGTTGTGCTCAGGAGACTGTCAGTGGCCAAGAGTCATAGGGGCAAAGGGATTGGTAAAGTTTTGTGCAGGACAGTCATTGACTTTGCTCGGGAGAGGGGGTGCTCAGCGGTGATCTTGGAAACTACGTCGGCTCAGATTGATGCTCAGCGGTTGTATGAGAAGATGGGTTTTAGGTGTTTTCGTACCTTTTATGCAAGTGAGCTCACAGCAAAACTCATTGAATTTATTATCATGTTGTATCAATACGACATCCCAACAGGCAGTGAGAATTTATATCCCAAACCTCTCCCTGTGTGCAGAACGGAGGCCCTACTTTTGTAG